In Symmachiella dynata, the following are encoded in one genomic region:
- a CDS encoding cytochrome c3 family protein yields the protein MTKGKYQRTQDYQSELPPPPVRWPLVLGLSLVLGIAVFVGVIVVTSETGLPERPSGAGARRLEFHNASQAGKAPQNTPHITVWWDDIPALLRESTGQRENASSNIHPGDYVGPEACRECHKKNYDSWSHHPHRWMNALADTSTVVGDFSGKSISYLGGKATFFKENGEYRMRLEREETQTYAIHQTIGSRFFQYYIGKQIDGPQTPKQPTDQQELDHVLPLGYWIEPGEWVPIVNVAHEEVPDGQRMDPFDAKSYQTNFCVYSDACDVCHTTSPLGDLLSGNANQLAREVPGNIQWEVANYLAEERPHWLPPQHRSLPDEQAVGVLNSLDAIPASEHAVTLGISCESCHLGCREHAEHPEILPAFFPYSPHLLSGSVDKPTDLGRTHDNVNWACGRCHSGERPQFAGGMSTWNSTEYSDAMRGSCYSELKCTDCHNPHQAIGQKWSSTPAKDDALCIKCHQQYASEEAQAAHTHHQPGSEGSRCMNCHMPRINEGMQDIVRTHTIFSPTNTDMLHANHPNACNQCHTDKSIDWTIDNLENWYGSKFDDNKLQREYANRSQSAALGWLQSENEAVRKVAADALFRTRSKWDRDTTIQEALINSLDDPFLLNRQFALRGFEGMLGVKLRETGYRFYMTPEERKKHMAELRKIIRAAFAETTLPNDE from the coding sequence ATGACCAAAGGGAAATACCAGAGGACGCAGGATTACCAATCCGAATTGCCTCCGCCTCCCGTTCGGTGGCCGCTGGTGCTTGGTCTGTCTCTCGTGCTCGGAATCGCTGTCTTTGTTGGAGTGATCGTTGTCACGTCCGAAACAGGATTGCCGGAACGCCCGAGCGGCGCCGGGGCGAGACGGCTGGAATTTCATAACGCTTCGCAAGCTGGCAAAGCACCGCAGAATACACCACATATAACGGTTTGGTGGGACGACATTCCTGCTCTTCTGCGGGAGTCGACGGGACAGCGCGAGAACGCGTCCAGCAACATCCACCCCGGGGACTACGTCGGGCCGGAAGCCTGTCGTGAATGTCACAAGAAGAACTATGACAGTTGGTCACATCATCCGCATCGCTGGATGAACGCGTTGGCCGATACGTCCACTGTTGTCGGTGATTTTTCCGGCAAGAGCATTTCTTACCTCGGCGGCAAGGCAACGTTTTTCAAGGAGAACGGCGAATACCGCATGCGGCTCGAGCGAGAAGAAACGCAAACCTATGCGATTCATCAAACAATCGGCTCGCGTTTCTTTCAGTACTACATTGGCAAACAGATCGATGGTCCCCAAACCCCAAAACAACCGACCGATCAGCAAGAACTCGACCACGTTCTGCCGCTGGGCTATTGGATCGAACCCGGGGAATGGGTGCCAATTGTAAACGTCGCACATGAAGAAGTGCCGGATGGCCAGCGGATGGACCCATTCGACGCGAAAAGCTACCAGACCAACTTCTGCGTTTACTCGGATGCCTGTGATGTCTGTCACACCACAAGCCCGTTGGGTGATCTGCTGTCGGGCAATGCAAACCAATTGGCCCGCGAAGTCCCTGGCAACATCCAGTGGGAGGTCGCGAACTATTTGGCGGAAGAACGCCCCCACTGGTTGCCACCACAACATCGGTCCTTGCCTGACGAACAAGCAGTTGGCGTACTCAATTCGCTCGATGCCATCCCAGCATCGGAGCATGCAGTCACGTTAGGCATCAGTTGCGAGTCGTGTCATCTCGGTTGCCGCGAACATGCCGAGCACCCGGAAATTCTCCCTGCATTCTTCCCGTATAGTCCACACCTACTGTCCGGCTCCGTGGACAAACCGACCGACTTGGGGCGTACGCATGACAATGTCAACTGGGCCTGCGGTCGCTGTCACTCCGGCGAGCGTCCTCAGTTTGCCGGCGGCATGTCGACATGGAACTCGACCGAATACTCCGACGCCATGCGAGGCAGTTGCTACAGTGAGCTAAAGTGCACCGACTGCCATAACCCGCATCAGGCGATTGGTCAAAAATGGTCGTCGACACCTGCAAAAGACGACGCCCTTTGCATTAAGTGTCATCAGCAATATGCGTCGGAAGAAGCACAAGCCGCGCACACGCATCATCAACCGGGCAGCGAGGGGAGTCGTTGCATGAACTGCCACATGCCCCGAATCAATGAAGGCATGCAGGACATCGTACGCACGCATACAATTTTCTCGCCGACAAACACCGACATGCTCCACGCCAATCATCCCAATGCGTGCAATCAGTGCCACACAGACAAGTCGATCGACTGGACGATTGACAATTTAGAGAATTGGTATGGTTCGAAATTTGACGACAATAAACTGCAGCGTGAATATGCGAACCGTTCGCAATCGGCAGCTTTGGGATGGTTGCAGAGTGAGAACGAAGCGGTGCGGAAGGTTGCCGCGGATGCTCTGTTCCGTACGAGATCTAAATGGGACCGGGATACGACCATTCAAGAGGCGTTGATCAACTCCCTAGACGACCCGTTTTTGCTGAACCGTCAATTCGCACTTCGCGGATTTGAAGGCATGTTGGGCGTGAAACTGCGAGAGACTGGCTACCGTTTCTA